The Candidatus Neomarinimicrobiota bacterium genome contains the following window.
AGCCGCGATGCCCGTCCCATGGAAGCTGGCCGAAATCTCTTCATAGCTGGAGCCTCATCGACAAAAGCCTCCTTAATGACCAGATCATCCAGATCTGCTTCCTTACCTTCTTCCATCTGAAGAAAATTCGAAACCGCGGAGCGGATTGTTTTCTCGATTACTTCCGACGCCTTCTGAGGAGAGAAATGCAGATTGTTCAAAGCCGACTCCACATTCATATCCCTGACCGTCTCAAGCATCCGGCGCACTTTTCTGGGAGACTGACGTACAAAACGGGCTTTAGCTTTCGATTCCATCGTTACTACTTCCTGTCGCCTGAATGCGTCCTGAAGATACGCGTGGGAGCAAACTCACCGAGTCGGTGACCCACCATGTTTTCAGAAATAAAAACCGGCATGAATTGTTTACCGTTATGAACAGCCAGTGTATGTCCCACAAAATCGGGCGTTATCAGGCTGCTTCTGGCCCATGTCTTGATGACCTTCTTCTTTTTCCCCTTGCCCATCTCTTTGATCTTCTTGAGGAGCTTTTCGTCGACATGAGGACCTTTCTTAATAGAGCGAGCCATAACTACTTTCTCCTCTTCACAATATATCTGTCTGAAGACTTGTTTTTTTTACGTGTCTTGTATCCCTTAGTCGGTTTGCCCCACGGAGTCGACGGGTGGCGACCGCCCGATGATTTTCCTTCGCCTCCGCCCATGGGATGATCCACGGGATTCATGGCGACGCCTCTCACCTTCGGACGCCTACCCAGCCAGCGGTTTCTCCCGGCCTTGCCAATCTTAACCGTCTCGTGACTCTTGTTCCCCACTTCTCCAATCGTTGCCATACAAACATCATGTAACATTCTGATTTCGCCGGAAGGGAGTTTCAGTGTCACCATTCCGCTATCTTTTGCCATGATCTGGGCGC
Protein-coding sequences here:
- the rplV gene encoding 50S ribosomal protein L22; its protein translation is MESKAKARFVRQSPRKVRRMLETVRDMNVESALNNLHFSPQKASEVIEKTIRSAVSNFLQMEEGKEADLDDLVIKEAFVDEAPAMKRFRPASMGRASRLRKRSSHLTIVLSTKRLAQ
- the rpsS gene encoding 30S ribosomal protein S19 — its product is MARSIKKGPHVDEKLLKKIKEMGKGKKKKVIKTWARSSLITPDFVGHTLAVHNGKQFMPVFISENMVGHRLGEFAPTRIFRTHSGDRK